From the Halichoerus grypus chromosome 3, mHalGry1.hap1.1, whole genome shotgun sequence genome, one window contains:
- the NEUROG2 gene encoding neurogenin-2 has product MFVKSETLELKEEEDVLVLLGSASPASAALTPLSSSADEEEEEELGAAGGARGPRGAEARPGALGGSPAGAEDCRPARLLGLVHECSKRRPSRARAVSRGAKTAETVQRIKKTRRLKANNRERNRMHNLNAALDALREVLPTFPEDAKLTKIETLRFAHNYIWALTETLRLADHCGGGGGGLPGALFSETVLLSPGGASASLSSSGDSPSPASTWSCTNSPAPSSSASSNSTSPYSCTLSPASPAGSDMDYWQPPPPDKHRYAPHLPIVRDCI; this is encoded by the coding sequence ATGTTTGTCAAATCCGAGACGTTGGAGTTGAAGGAGGAAGAGGACGTGCTGGTGCTGCTCGGCTCGGCCTCCCCCGCCTCGGCTGCCCTCACCCCGCTGTCTTCCAGCGCGgacgaggaggaagaggaggagctgGGCGCGGCGGGCGGGGCGCGCGGGCCGCGTGGGGCCGAGGCGCGGCCGGGGGCGCTGGGCGGCTCGCCCGCGGGAGCCGAGGACTGCCGGCCCGCGCGGCTGCTGGGTCTCGTGCACGAGTGCAGTAAGCGGCGCCCCTCCAGGGCGCGGGCCGTTTCCCGCGGCGCCAAGACGGCCGAGACGGTGCAGCGCATCAAGAAGACCCGTAGACTGAAGGCCAACAACCGTGAGCGCAACCGCATGCACAACCTCAATGCGGCGCTGGACGCGCTGCGCGAGGTACTCCCCACATTCCCCGAGGACGCCAAGCTCACCAAGATCGAGACCCTGCGCTTCGCCCACAATTATATCTGGGCGCTCACCGAGACCCTGCGCCTGGCGGACCATTGCGGGGGTGGCGGCGGAGGCCTGCCGGGGGCGCTCTTTTCCGAGACCGTGTTGCTGAGCCCGGGAGGCGCTAGCGCCTCCCTGAGCAGCAGCGGAGACAGCCCGTCGCCTGCCTCCACCTGGAGCTGCACCAACAGCCCAGCGCCGTCGTCCTCGGCGTCCTCCAACTCCACGTCCCCCTACAGCTGCACTTTATCTCCTGCCAGCCCGGCGGGGTCTGACATGGACTATTGGCAGCCCCCACCTCCCGACAAGCACCGCTACGCACCTCACCTCCCCATAGTCAGGGACTGTATCTAG